The following are encoded in a window of Fusarium oxysporum f. sp. lycopersici 4287 chromosome 5, whole genome shotgun sequence genomic DNA:
- a CDS encoding hypothetical protein (At least one base has a quality score < 10) — translation MKSIITFAGLAFASFAAAGPCRPRTTTTAAAAVSSSTEIASSTATETAASTSTDYSVPVVSESSTLATVIVSETSATETSAAETSTVGTTTAETSAAGTTTAETTTAEGTTTAEGTTTAETTTAEGTTTAEGTTTAETTTAEGTTTAEGTTTADTTTAEATTTEATTTAEATTTEATTTDAETTSGTATETTTSAEPTADQSCDNAGLEYAIYEHTFYNSDPPYFSSFDPTFFHTATPTFQGETTRIGIPPGTASDTSFAIYADSPVQRFQYKAVNHQAFLYAPDTGDYKVTIPNSDEITLIWFGTKAISGWTRQNADLEQDYPGGTSKSFTIHLTAGTYTPFRLLWPMLRAISTSSLRSRLLMNGHCQWRW, via the coding sequence ATGAAGTCGATCATTACCTTTGCGGGCTTGGCCTTCGCCAGCTTCGCCGCTGCTGGCCCTTGCAGGCCTCGCACAACAACAACTGCTGCTGCCGcggtctcctcctccaccgaGATCGCCTCCTCCACGGCGACTGAGACTGCTGCTTCTACCAGCACGGACTATTCCGTCCCTGTTGTTTCTGAGAGCTCCACTCTCGCTACAGTGATTGTCTCGGAGACTAGCGCTACCGAGACAAGTGCTGCTGAGACAAGCACTGTTGGCACCACTACTGCCGAGACGAGTGCTGCCGGTACTACCACCGCTGAGACTACCACTGCTGAGGGCACCACTACCGCCGAGGGCACCACCACCGCTGAGACTACCACTGCTGAGGGCACCACTACCGCCGAGGGCACCACCACCGCTGAGACTACCACTGCTGAGGGCACCACTACCGCCGAGGGCACCACCACTGCTGACACCACCACTGCTGAGGCTACTACTACTGAGGCTACCACCACTGCTGAGGCTACCACCACTGAGGCTACTACCACTGATGCCGAAACCACATCCGGTACCGCAACAGAGACCACTACCTCTGCTGAGCCTACTGCAGACCAATCTTGCGATAACGCCGGCCTGGAGTATGCCATCTACGAGCACACATTCTACAACTCTGATCCTCCTTATTTCTCCTCCTTCGACCCTACTTTCTTCCATACCGCCACCCCTACCTTCCAGGGCGAAACCACTCGCATCGGTATTCCTCCCGGCACAGCATCCGACACGTCCTTCGCCATCTACGCTGACAGCCCCGTTCAGAGGTTCCAGTACAAGGCTGTCAACCACCAAGCATTCCTCTACGCCCCCGATACCGGTGACTACAAGGTCACTATTCCCAACTCCGATGAGATCACCCTCATCTGGTTCGGCACCAAGGCCATTTCAGGCTGGACTCGCCAAAACGCGGATCTCGAGCAGGACTACCCTGGTGGCACTTCCAAGTCTTTCACCATTCACCTCACCGCTGGCACTTACACTCCCTTCCGACTCCTGTGGCCAATGCTCAGGGCgatctcaacttcatcgcTGAGGTCCAGGCTCCTGATGAACGGTCATTGTCAATGGAGATGGTAG